Proteins from a genomic interval of Candidatus Babela massiliensis:
- a CDS encoding mechanosensitive ion channel domain-containing protein produces the protein MNIETNTKLRSIVSFKNIILLIFLLFPYYGFGSLESLGKLFNLDQFNLDQLTQTKTFSAQIDKEIEGLKKRRVDQIDLYNLRKPEIESLKSSIDSFKEKIKSPAELDDEFSGRYLMILNQSAQTLSEVHHVHQQIINIIDNNIKLLQEFKLDPEFKSRSLRLASKSIYSIEDLQKINDILLQYDNKIKNIDEKIKRVSSDIEQLRKNFNLAKQEYEEKKKEQKEFKADEEGADSKFTVGQKAQLLDEEEKLLRYKKDLAEFKLKELEQKRHLFDTELRTSKIQLEIIIDEYERVKNELCIDEKDLKKFEETLKNQIQELAKNQESATKKISALDLVKNAQMRRMTELKRKYKLSESNINNIKEWSLHPNQIEGWSYLISIGKLTNYLSYELNISKEEIVAQIDNEKSKVTDKEVDNLIVNTWYKLITGKLTNFAQEDLIAREIKNYEKLKADLKASISTTSDRQAEVVSALNSNNIIIENIKSRMNELKDQKDTVFKDHQTEYNKFTNELKEEGYDLEPKRNESITQLIELYNTINNVRKTSIKKIDIIIEELRTRAQGIGVAILWKGLRNFIPDINKFFLFLYQKDWKDVLKVNKQTYSNLVRYYKQYPSEFALILFNIAIIIFSFIFVKIYNRNFIKLFQLISPKYGIGYTISNFIIVTFEFVVNNLSWLFLWLLGFLSVRYKFIDSYASIVFYLFSIIFWLILAYKYIRFLAKQNTEKDYFLVSKEYQRRFLTVLSIDLYINIFIFFLREAFIISPFSKSDVPMTLQAIQFITLQIGLIFILSKEQILKLIPRTTSFWQWIYEQVENYYYLFLVCLIFIIVMSNPYLGYGPQFFYFISRFLLILLLIPVVSAVHNRIKRISTSIFFYSDNEGIKERFPHAKTVYGVFVILSFLFFIGLAAIIAANILGYNIGFQTIYNWLDKEIYHYTDLNTGKHVSVSILDFSYVGLWVLGGIIGSYIVNRFVLSRIFDLLLVNIGIQNAIISLVRYTIIIASFVIGLRSVGLGSVIIYILAILGGLGVAGKELITDLIGYFIILIQRPIKIGDFIKINDDVNGIVRHITLRSVILRRKNSVTIIVPNSQVMSKPVVNWNYSRTYFAFDDILLTVPYKEDAEIVKNLIFKVIDNNINILKNPVPIVWLYNFTDNGYQFLVRGYISFDRVLEQWQIASDIRLSIVKTLRENGIEIASPVRLLKFIDNNPEIIHDIK, from the coding sequence ATGAATATAGAAACTAATACGAAATTAAGAAGTATAGTAAGTTTTAAAAATATAATTTTACTAATATTTTTATTATTCCCTTATTATGGATTTGGGTCATTAGAAAGTTTAGGAAAATTGTTTAATTTAGATCAATTTAATTTAGATCAGTTGACTCAAACAAAAACATTTTCTGCTCAAATAGATAAAGAAATAGAAGGATTAAAAAAGAGAAGAGTCGATCAAATTGATCTTTATAATTTGAGAAAACCCGAGATAGAATCTCTTAAAAGTTCTATAGATTCTTTTAAAGAAAAGATTAAAAGTCCGGCAGAGCTTGATGATGAATTTTCAGGTAGATACTTAATGATTTTAAATCAAAGTGCTCAAACTTTGTCAGAAGTTCATCATGTTCATCAGCAGATAATAAATATAATAGATAATAATATAAAACTTTTACAAGAATTCAAATTAGATCCGGAATTTAAATCAAGATCTTTAAGGCTTGCTTCTAAATCTATTTATTCTATTGAAGATTTGCAAAAAATTAATGATATTTTACTTCAATATGATAATAAAATTAAAAATATAGATGAAAAAATAAAACGAGTTTCTTCTGATATTGAACAACTTAGAAAGAATTTTAATTTAGCAAAACAAGAGTACGAAGAGAAGAAAAAAGAACAAAAAGAATTTAAAGCAGATGAAGAAGGAGCCGATAGTAAATTTACCGTTGGTCAAAAAGCACAGCTTCTTGATGAAGAAGAAAAATTACTTAGATATAAAAAAGATTTAGCTGAATTTAAATTAAAGGAATTAGAACAAAAAAGACATTTGTTTGATACTGAGCTAAGAACTTCTAAGATACAACTTGAAATCATCATAGATGAATATGAAAGAGTAAAAAATGAGCTATGTATAGATGAAAAAGATCTAAAAAAATTTGAAGAAACTCTTAAAAATCAAATTCAAGAATTAGCTAAAAATCAAGAATCTGCTACAAAAAAGATCAGTGCTTTAGATTTGGTCAAAAATGCTCAAATGAGACGTATGACCGAACTCAAGAGAAAATATAAATTAAGTGAATCTAATATTAATAATATTAAAGAATGGTCTTTGCATCCTAATCAAATTGAGGGTTGGTCATACTTAATATCAATAGGTAAATTGACTAATTATTTAAGTTACGAACTTAATATTAGTAAAGAGGAAATTGTTGCTCAAATTGATAATGAAAAGAGTAAAGTTACTGATAAAGAGGTTGATAATTTAATAGTAAATACTTGGTACAAATTAATTACAGGTAAATTAACTAATTTTGCTCAAGAAGATTTAATTGCTCGTGAGATTAAGAATTATGAAAAACTTAAGGCTGATTTAAAAGCAAGTATTTCAACTACGTCTGACAGACAAGCAGAAGTAGTGAGTGCTTTAAATTCGAATAACATAATTATTGAGAATATAAAGTCAAGAATGAATGAGCTTAAAGATCAAAAAGATACGGTATTTAAGGATCATCAGACCGAATATAATAAATTTACTAATGAATTAAAAGAAGAAGGATATGATCTAGAGCCTAAACGCAATGAATCCATTACGCAATTGATTGAGCTTTATAATACTATCAATAATGTTCGCAAAACTTCTATTAAAAAGATAGATATAATAATAGAAGAATTAAGAACTAGAGCTCAGGGTATTGGTGTAGCTATATTATGGAAAGGTCTCAGGAATTTTATTCCAGATATAAATAAATTTTTCTTATTTCTTTATCAAAAGGATTGGAAGGATGTCTTAAAAGTTAATAAACAAACTTATAGCAATTTAGTTAGGTATTATAAGCAATATCCATCGGAATTTGCTTTAATTTTATTTAATATAGCAATCATAATATTTTCTTTTATATTTGTAAAAATATATAATCGTAATTTTATAAAACTCTTTCAGTTAATAAGTCCTAAATATGGTATAGGTTATACTATAAGTAATTTTATTATAGTTACTTTTGAATTTGTGGTTAATAATTTATCCTGGTTGTTTTTATGGTTATTAGGATTTTTATCAGTAAGATATAAATTTATCGACAGTTATGCTTCTATAGTTTTTTACTTGTTTTCTATTATATTTTGGCTTATTTTAGCTTATAAATATATTAGATTTCTTGCAAAACAAAATACTGAAAAAGATTATTTTTTAGTTAGTAAGGAATATCAAAGGCGATTTTTAACTGTTTTGTCTATAGATTTATATATTAATATATTTATATTTTTTTTAAGAGAAGCTTTTATTATATCTCCTTTTTCTAAATCTGACGTTCCTATGACTTTACAAGCTATACAGTTTATTACGCTTCAAATAGGTTTAATATTTATCTTGAGTAAAGAACAAATCCTAAAGCTTATTCCTCGTACTACAAGTTTTTGGCAATGGATATATGAACAAGTTGAAAACTACTATTATCTATTTTTAGTATGTTTAATATTTATTATTGTTATGAGTAATCCTTATCTTGGATATGGCCCTCAATTCTTCTATTTTATTTCTAGGTTTTTACTTATATTACTTTTGATACCTGTGGTCTCTGCTGTACATAATAGAATTAAAAGAATTTCCACTTCAATATTTTTCTATTCAGACAATGAAGGTATAAAAGAGCGATTTCCGCATGCTAAAACGGTATATGGGGTTTTTGTTATTTTGAGTTTTTTATTTTTTATAGGACTTGCCGCAATTATAGCTGCTAATATATTAGGTTATAATATAGGTTTTCAAACTATATATAATTGGCTTGATAAAGAAATATATCATTATACAGATCTTAATACAGGTAAACATGTATCTGTTAGTATTCTAGATTTTTCCTATGTCGGCTTATGGGTCTTGGGAGGTATTATAGGTTCTTATATTGTTAATAGATTTGTATTAAGTAGAATTTTTGATTTACTTTTAGTAAATATAGGAATACAAAATGCTATAATATCTTTGGTGAGATATACAATTATTATTGCTTCTTTTGTAATTGGTCTGAGAAGTGTTGGTCTAGGCTCTGTAATAATATATATTTTAGCAATACTTGGTGGTCTTGGTGTTGCAGGTAAAGAACTTATTACCGATTTGATCGGTTATTTTATTATATTAATACAAAGACCTATTAAAATTGGTGACTTTATCAAGATTAATGATGATGTTAATGGTATAGTTCGTCATATTACTTTAAGATCAGTAATTTTAAGAAGAAAAAATAGTGTTACTATTATAGTTCCTAATTCCCAAGTTATGTCAAAACCGGTTGTTAATTGGAACTATTCAAGAACCTATTTTGCGTTTGATGATATTTTGCTCACTGTGCCCTATAAAGAAGATGCAGAAATTGTGAAAAATTTAATTTTCAAAGTTATTGATAATAATATTAATATATTAAAAAATCCTGTTCCTATTGTTTGGCTTTATAATTTTACAGATAATGGGTATCAATTTTTAGTAAGAGGATATATAAGTTTTGATAGAGTACTTGAACAATGGCAAATAGCCTCTGATATACGTCTTTCTATAGTTAAAACTTTAAGGGAAAATGGTATAGAAATTGCATCGCCTGTTCGCTTGTTAAAGTTTATAGATAATAACCCAGAAATTATTCATGATATAAAATAA
- a CDS encoding ATP-binding protein, which yields MLKKLPIDVSSFEIMSKDNYLYIDKTQDIYNIFIAGSRFYFLSRPRRFGKSLLVSTLKELFSGKKELFKDLWIYNSDYDWQNYPVIHLDFSVIAHRSSDQLEKNLIKHINNIAQHYNVNISQDQNPEGAFYDLIQELSKINKVVILIDEYDKPILDHINNIEEAEKQREFLRSFYGIIKGQDVNLRTVLLTGVTRFAKTSIFSGLNNLNDISLKPEAAQLLGYTQDELLKYFTPYIENFAKKLNISNQDLLKELKSWYNGYRFSKIDLKVYNPFSILYSLNDQEITNYWFTSGTPTFLIHLVSNQYYSLETLDQVELNLNNLDNFDIEDTELVTLLFQTGYLTISDYNQTIHKVKLNFPNYEVEYSFTNFLVKALSKVSQNKLSLLSSQLIKALENNNIPEFCCKLEILFSSIPYSIISAEKESYYHALLQFLFSLLSLESQSEILTNNGRIDLALETKEYIYIFEFKLNKSAQIALEQIKDKKYYHRFLDKNKKIVLVGLNFINSKDKTELNFITENINKW from the coding sequence ATGTTAAAAAAATTACCTATAGATGTCAGTTCTTTTGAAATTATGAGTAAAGATAATTATTTATATATCGATAAAACTCAAGATATTTATAATATTTTTATAGCAGGTAGTAGGTTTTATTTCTTATCACGGCCAAGAAGATTTGGCAAGTCGCTATTAGTCTCAACTTTAAAAGAACTATTTTCAGGCAAAAAAGAATTATTTAAAGATTTGTGGATATACAATAGTGATTATGATTGGCAAAATTATCCTGTTATTCATTTAGATTTTTCAGTTATTGCTCACAGATCTTCAGATCAATTGGAAAAAAATCTAATTAAGCATATTAATAATATTGCTCAACATTATAATGTTAATATTAGTCAAGATCAAAATCCAGAAGGAGCATTTTATGATCTTATTCAAGAATTATCTAAAATAAATAAAGTAGTAATTTTAATAGACGAATATGATAAACCTATACTTGATCATATTAATAACATAGAAGAAGCTGAAAAACAAAGAGAATTTTTAAGAAGTTTTTATGGCATTATTAAAGGTCAAGACGTTAATTTAAGAACAGTTCTTTTAACCGGAGTTACTAGATTTGCAAAAACCTCGATATTTTCTGGTCTTAATAATTTAAATGATATTTCTTTAAAACCAGAAGCTGCTCAATTACTTGGTTATACTCAAGATGAGTTACTAAAATATTTTACTCCATACATTGAAAATTTTGCCAAGAAGTTAAATATATCTAATCAAGATTTATTAAAAGAATTGAAAAGTTGGTACAACGGATACAGATTTTCTAAAATAGATTTAAAAGTTTATAATCCATTTTCAATACTTTATAGCTTAAATGACCAAGAAATCACAAATTATTGGTTTACATCAGGAACTCCTACTTTTTTGATCCACTTGGTTTCAAATCAATATTACTCTTTAGAAACTTTAGATCAAGTTGAACTCAACCTAAATAATCTAGATAACTTTGATATAGAAGATACAGAGCTTGTAACATTATTATTTCAAACCGGTTATTTAACTATTTCTGATTATAATCAAACAATTCATAAAGTTAAATTAAACTTTCCTAATTATGAAGTAGAATATTCATTTACTAACTTTTTGGTTAAAGCTTTATCAAAAGTAAGTCAAAATAAATTAAGTCTGTTAAGCTCTCAATTAATAAAAGCCTTAGAAAATAATAATATTCCTGAATTCTGCTGCAAATTAGAGATATTATTTTCAAGTATTCCTTATTCAATAATATCAGCGGAAAAAGAAAGTTATTACCATGCACTATTACAATTCTTATTCAGTTTACTTTCTTTAGAATCTCAATCAGAGATTTTAACAAACAATGGAAGAATAGATTTAGCTCTTGAAACCAAAGAGTATATTTATATCTTTGAATTTAAGCTAAATAAATCAGCACAAATAGCTCTTGAACAAATAAAAGATAAAAAATATTATCATAGGTTTTTAGATAAAAATAAAAAAATAGTGCTTGTTGGTCTAAATTTTATCAATAGTAAAGATAAAACTGAGCTCAATTTTATAACAGAAAACATTAATAAATGGTAA
- a CDS encoding small-conductance mechanosensitive channel: MKKILFIFLSLYFIFYQYAYSVNYNKPITIFLHGTLYPGVNFLIRTFDLPLGLVSAIEQGNRFLHGRIAYILNQADPERFPLDNFYFFGWSGGILPKSREKAAYLLYESIKHFNCPIRIIAHSHGGNVALNLAQVAKELRDYRFKVDELILLACPVIALTEDHINSNIFKKIFSFYSTGDRTQTRDPQYLYSDTRRHIEYTGKTVPFFSQRTFRPCPKLVQRRVLYDRRNLQHMHFLYKPFLSRLPSLISLVNNSVRAGFINNSSQEFMLNIPRKRYCNAELLVKRMVYF; encoded by the coding sequence ATGAAAAAAATATTATTTATTTTCCTATCGTTATATTTTATTTTTTATCAATATGCTTATTCTGTTAATTACAATAAGCCTATAACGATATTTCTTCACGGAACATTATACCCTGGTGTAAATTTTTTGATTAGGACTTTTGATCTTCCTTTAGGCTTGGTATCAGCTATTGAACAAGGTAACAGATTTTTACACGGACGTATTGCTTATATTTTAAATCAAGCAGATCCTGAAAGATTTCCTTTAGATAATTTTTATTTTTTTGGATGGTCAGGAGGAATTTTGCCTAAGTCGCGTGAAAAGGCAGCTTATTTGCTTTATGAGAGTATTAAGCACTTTAACTGCCCTATTAGGATTATTGCTCATAGTCATGGTGGTAATGTTGCTTTAAATTTAGCTCAAGTTGCTAAAGAGTTAAGAGATTATAGATTCAAAGTTGATGAGCTTATTTTACTTGCCTGTCCAGTAATTGCTTTAACTGAAGACCACATTAACTCTAATATATTTAAAAAAATTTTTTCTTTTTACTCTACTGGAGATAGAACACAAACTAGAGATCCTCAATATTTATATAGCGATACTAGAAGGCATATTGAATATACTGGAAAAACTGTTCCTTTTTTTTCTCAAAGAACTTTTAGACCATGTCCTAAATTAGTTCAAAGAAGAGTATTGTATGATAGAAGAAATTTACAGCATATGCATTTTCTTTATAAACCCTTTCTTTCAAGATTACCTTCGTTAATTAGCTTAGTTAATAATTCAGTCAGAGCTGGTTTTATTAATAATTCCTCTCAAGAATTTATGTTAAATATTCCAAGAAAACGATATTGTAATGCTGAATTGTTGGTAAAACGAATGGTCTATTTTTAA
- a CDS encoding ATP-binding protein — MLKKLPIDVSSFEIMIKDNYLYIDKTQYIYNIFIEGSRFYFLSRPRRFGKSLLVSTLKELFSGNKELFKGLWIYNSNYEWHEYPVIHLDLSQIPHLTAQELRKNLNNELNIIATNYNINLKYNDTPESSLKELIANLSKINKVVILIDEYDKPILDHINNIEEAERQREILRSFYGIIKGQDANLRTVLLTGVTRFARTSIFSGLNNLNDITLKPEAAQLLGYTQDELLKYFTPYIENFANKLNISNQDLLSDLKKYYNGYRFSKLDLKVYNPFSVLYSLNDQEIINYWFKSGTPTFLIHLVSNQYYSLETLNQVELSINNLDNFDIEDIELVTLLFQTGYLTISDYNQVTHKVKLNFPNYEVEYSFTNFLVKALSKVSQNKLSLLSSQLIKALENNNIPEFCCKLEILFSSIPYSIIAAEKESYYHALLQFLFSLLSLESQSEILTNNGRIDLALETKEYIYIFEFKLNKSAQIALEQIKDKKYYHRFLDKNKKIVLVGLNFINSKDTTELDFITEYI; from the coding sequence ATGTTAAAGAAATTACCTATAGACGTTAGTTCTTTTGAAATTATGATTAAAGATAATTATTTATATATTGATAAGACTCAATATATTTACAATATCTTTATAGAGGGTAGTAGGTTTTATTTTTTATCTCGTCCTCGACGCTTTGGTAAATCTCTTTTAGTATCAACTTTAAAAGAATTATTTTCAGGCAATAAAGAACTTTTTAAAGGGCTATGGATATATAATAGTAATTACGAATGGCACGAATATCCGGTTATTCATTTAGACTTGTCTCAAATTCCTCATCTAACTGCTCAAGAATTAAGAAAAAATCTTAATAATGAATTAAATATAATTGCTACAAATTACAATATTAACTTAAAATATAATGATACTCCAGAATCTTCTTTAAAAGAACTAATTGCAAATTTATCTAAAATAAATAAAGTAGTAATATTAATAGACGAATATGATAAACCTATACTTGATCATATTAATAATATAGAAGAAGCTGAAAGACAAAGAGAGATCTTAAGAAGTTTTTATGGTATCATTAAAGGTCAAGATGCTAATTTAAGAACAGTTCTTTTAACTGGAGTAACTAGATTTGCAAGAACTTCTATATTCTCAGGTCTTAATAACCTAAATGATATTACCCTTAAACCTGAAGCTGCTCAATTACTTGGTTATACTCAAGATGAGTTACTTAAATATTTTACACCCTATATTGAAAACTTTGCTAATAAGTTAAATATATCAAATCAAGATTTATTATCAGATCTTAAAAAATATTATAATGGTTATAGATTTTCTAAGTTAGATTTAAAAGTTTATAATCCATTTTCAGTTCTTTATAGTCTAAATGATCAAGAAATTATAAATTACTGGTTTAAATCTGGAACTCCTACTTTTTTAATTCATTTAGTTTCAAATCAATATTACTCTTTAGAAACTTTAAATCAAGTTGAACTTAGCATAAATAATCTAGATAACTTTGATATAGAAGATATAGAACTTGTAACTCTGTTATTTCAAACCGGTTATTTAACTATTTCTGATTATAATCAAGTAACTCATAAAGTTAAATTAAACTTTCCTAATTATGAAGTAGAATATTCATTTACTAACTTTTTGGTTAAAGCTTTATCAAAAGTAAGTCAAAATAAATTAAGTCTGTTAAGCTCTCAATTAATAAAAGCCTTAGAAAATAATAATATTCCTGAATTCTGCTGCAAATTAGAAATACTTTTTTCAAGTATTCCTTATTCAATAATAGCAGCGGAAAAAGAAAGTTATTACCATGCACTATTACAATTCTTATTCAGTTTACTTTCTTTAGAATCTCAATCAGAGATTTTAACAAACAATGGAAGAATAGATTTAGCTCTTGAGACCAAAGAGTATATTTATATCTTTGAATTTAAGCTAAATAAATCAGCACAAATAGCTCTTGAACAAATAAAGGATAAAAAATATTATCATAGGTTTTTAGATAAAAATAAAAAAATAGTACTTGTTGGTCTAAATTTTATAAATAGTAAAGATACAACAGAGCTTGATTTTATAACAGAATATATTTAA
- a CDS encoding ABC transporter permease, which translates to MNFNRIYAIILRYLYAEPILNRIFKISYWNILNIVIWGTTSKWIQTQTNNPELGLIILTGLAFWQIVFRVNIETAKNLSQELNDKNLVNLFSSPLNLSEWICAISILNLIETILVILIGSILIKITYSINIMKLGWIVIPSTILLWISGLFIGFLICSILIRAGKRVQDLIYSLGYIFAPFSAIYYPAYMMPEWVKYISIFLPTTYVFENIRYIISNGQSNFNLIIKSLMLNIIYLTLSIIIFNFMFKSSKARGLLSLE; encoded by the coding sequence ATGAATTTTAATAGAATCTATGCAATAATATTGCGTTATTTATACGCTGAACCTATCCTAAATAGGATATTTAAAATATCTTATTGGAATATTTTAAATATAGTAATTTGGGGAACTACAAGTAAATGGATACAAACACAGACTAATAACCCTGAGCTAGGCCTAATTATATTAACAGGACTTGCATTTTGGCAAATAGTCTTTCGTGTTAATATAGAAACTGCTAAAAATCTTTCTCAAGAACTAAATGACAAAAACTTAGTTAATCTATTTTCTTCCCCATTAAATTTATCAGAGTGGATCTGTGCAATATCGATATTAAATTTAATCGAAACTATTTTAGTAATTTTAATTGGCTCCATTTTAATAAAAATAACTTATTCAATTAATATAATGAAATTAGGTTGGATAGTTATTCCATCTACTATTTTACTTTGGATATCTGGATTATTTATCGGATTTTTAATTTGCTCAATATTAATAAGAGCAGGTAAAAGAGTACAAGACTTAATATATTCTTTAGGTTATATTTTTGCTCCATTTAGCGCTATATATTATCCTGCTTACATGATGCCTGAATGGGTAAAGTATATATCAATATTTCTACCAACTACCTATGTTTTTGAAAATATAAGATATATTATAAGCAATGGTCAATCAAATTTTAATCTAATTATTAAAAGCTTAATGTTAAATATTATATATTTAACATTATCTATTATCATCTTTAATTTTATGTTTAAAAGCAGTAAAGCTCGGGGTCTTTTAAGTTTAGAATGA
- a CDS encoding ABC transporter ATP-binding protein, whose translation MISTVLSVQNLTKKFSQKKYFWQFYKNNQYKTIVDNISFDLKEGEIIGLIGPNGAGKTTVIQMLLSILTPTSGNIKYFSKEFTKSRSKILKYISFASNYINLPHKLTIEESMNIYLKLYDANTEMKTQKLDEYLKIFNLFNYKEKKIGILSSGQILKLMIIKAFITDPKIVLLDEPTAALDPDSAQLVRNFILQKQSQENISIILTSHNMEEISQMCQRVLVLKKGKIIANESPENLINAQDLNVSLIKDNIENTKKIEEIALKNNFDYQIKNQQIMLKVKKSKLNQVINDLERFNITYCDLNINKPSLNDYFLSL comes from the coding sequence ATGATATCTACAGTATTATCTGTTCAAAATCTTACAAAAAAATTCTCTCAAAAAAAATATTTTTGGCAGTTTTATAAAAATAACCAGTATAAAACAATTGTTGATAATATCTCTTTTGATCTAAAGGAAGGCGAAATAATAGGCTTGATTGGTCCTAATGGAGCAGGTAAAACAACAGTAATACAAATGCTTTTAAGTATATTAACACCTACCTCAGGAAATATTAAGTATTTTTCAAAAGAATTCACCAAATCAAGATCAAAAATATTAAAATATATATCATTTGCAAGTAATTATATTAACTTACCTCATAAGTTAACTATTGAAGAAAGCATGAATATATACTTAAAATTATATGATGCAAATACTGAAATGAAAACTCAAAAATTAGATGAATACTTAAAGATATTTAATTTGTTTAATTATAAAGAAAAGAAAATAGGAATACTTTCATCGGGACAGATATTGAAACTTATGATAATTAAAGCCTTTATAACCGATCCTAAAATAGTTCTACTTGATGAACCTACTGCGGCTTTAGACCCGGATTCGGCACAACTTGTTAGAAACTTTATATTGCAAAAACAAAGTCAAGAGAATATATCTATAATATTAACATCACATAATATGGAAGAAATATCTCAGATGTGCCAAAGAGTATTAGTTCTTAAAAAAGGTAAAATAATAGCAAATGAATCTCCGGAAAATTTAATCAATGCTCAAGATTTAAATGTAAGCCTAATAAAAGATAATATAGAAAATACAAAAAAAATAGAAGAGATAGCTTTAAAAAATAATTTTGATTATCAAATAAAGAATCAACAAATAATGTTGAAAGTAAAAAAATCGAAACTAAATCAAGTTATAAACGACTTAGAAAGATTTAATATAACTTACTGTGATTTAAATATAAATAAACCCTCTTTAAACGATTATTTTTTATCTTTATAA